GCTCGTCCGCGCCATCGTCTCCTCTGCCACCGTCTCCTCATCGCGTGTCTCCTGCACCCTCACCATCTCCCCCGGCGTCGCGGTGAGCGCCCTActtctgtctctctctctcccgagTCCTGATTACCTCCGGGCCGGCGGCCCGGCGCGGTGGGTGCAGAACCAGTACAAcacgctcgacggcggcgctgtggcggcCGTGGCGGAGACCGTCGGGTTGGCATGCGCACGCGCCGCAGCGGGGGATAAGGAGATGTTCCTCGGCGAGCTCAGCACCGCgtacctcgccgccgcgcgagtCAACGTGAGCTTTCTCGAGAAACTCTCGAACACCCTGATATGCAGATTCTGTTTACCAATTGTTTCTTCTGTCGCCATCCAGCACTCGCTGTGCAGGATCGAGTCGATCTTCACAGACAGTGCTATGTTCGTTGATGCAATTTCTTGCGGTAGTTCAAAGATCTAGCTCCATGATAGTTTGCAGCGATTGGTTGATCCATACTGAGAAAACAAAATTACGATAGAAATGACTAAGGCATCAATGAACTAAACTTTAACTTTAAGCCTAAAGTTTAGGATCTTAAGTTTAGTCAATTAGGTGATCTAAATAGATGGACCAAAATGTGGATTAAAGTTTAATTCTATCCCAACTAAAATTCATTCAGTCATTCAGTCCTCATAACCCCTGATTTGTGCTAAACCAACCTGCGAACGGCAAAAAAGCAAACAAACTCTCACTGTACATGTAGGCACAAcaactaaactttagtccgTACATGTTTGGATTTATAGGCTGAACTGTAGGTGGAAACCTAAATGAGTAGGTGAAACTTAACTTCTTGGAACTAGGTGGACTAATGAACTAAACTTTAGTTGGAATAAAACTAAATTTTAATTCAATTTCAGTTTAAAGTTTAGTTCAACTGTTTGAACCATCTAATGGATTAACTTTTAGACTTAAAATTAGCCCATGCATCAGGTCCGAGCATCCGGGGTGCCCGTCGTGCCTAGAATATTTGCTTGTGAAATAGCATGCCAGTCTTGCAAGAGATGAATAGAATGGATAATAACTGGGAAATGACTTGTGTGGGTACACCGGTACGAACTACCGAGGAACAAATGGCTGCTCTGTCAGCTCAAATAACAGAAAGGGGTCCCTAACCAAACTGGCTTGgagatatttttttttcagtttttgtTGCTTTTTGTCACTTACTTGCAATTCAAAAGTGCATCCTATGGTTTATTTGAGCATATAACCTACATATACTTTATAAAAAAGAGTTAACTTAAATGGTAAActtaataaaaaaagaaaaacacctgCACAGTAGCTGGCCCAGGCGGCCAGGCCCAGCCAGCCTCCGGCCTGCCTCTTCAGTCTTCGCTCTTCCTTCTCTCTCGTCGAGGCATTGGCGGACTTCTTAAGATCTTATTCGGTTATGGCTCTGTTTAGATCACTTTATATTTTGGATTTTTGGAGAAGCATCTttaacatttgaagtattaaatgtatattaatcacaaaactattTACAGATCTCGTATGTAAACtatgcgacgaatctaatgagcttaattaaCCCATCATTAGAATATGtttattgtagcattactgtagcaatttagtgtctaatcacatcctaattaggctcattagattcgtctcgcgatttacagtccatttgtgtaatgcgatttatttttttgactacatttagtacaccatgcaagcgatttacaaaaaatttgcattttgactttatggatctaaacagggcctatatAGTGAAGTGTCtcctcataagaggtgactcaaatgtgatacaaatatcagtcccagaaggctgataacacatttattatattagatggtacatcaccgaaaaactctacgcggtaatgggcaatgaagcgtcactatcgcgaggacaacaactaaaacccaaacaagAACATGAAccacgaagaggtcatcagagtcttgcgccaaaCGAAGCTTCTtacgggtgaccctatccacaggcaaggttgggtgcagaacggaaaccctactcaacgtcctcgggaataaagtctggatcttcctctgtaaaaataaagtaagggtgagtacaaacgtactcagtaagtccaaccacacccagtGAGGGGGGGTATAACCAGAATATATGCATAGGATAAATTAAGGATAAGGTTAGGGTTTAAtatgcggaaagctaatttttatgcatggatTTATTTTGAAACAGGGTTTTTCTTAAAACAAATCTTTAGTAGCGGAGTGGGGTTGATCTtacacaaaggatccaagttttaaactgcttgttcatgagattcatgaaagacatcaccgtaaactcgaactgcccgtaacgggtgacaaaagctgtttttggaatgtcactttctctaatcttgagctgaaaatatcctgacctcagatcaattttggagaagtacttggctccttttagttgatcgaaaaggtcatcaatcctggggaggggggtacttattcttgatggtaacttcattcagcgcccggtaatctacacacaacctcatactcccatccttcttcttgacaaataggactttGGCTCtccaaggcgacgagcttggcctggtgaagccaattcgttgtagttcttccagttgcttctttagttctgccaattcagaggctgccatcctataaggtctcttggcttATAGGAGAAGCTCCAGGGACAAgatcgatgacaaactctatatccctatctggtggcattccgggaagttcttcaggaaaaacatctgggtattcgtttactaccgggacttcttccaaagacttggcttccatgctacaCACCATTGGGTCAGAtccacttccccgagtatggcaggtcactcgtactccttctgggttcgttaggtgtaccactttattagtacaacctatgagaccattgtgttggcttaaccagtccattccaaggatcacgtctattcccttagacttaagtactactaggtctgctagaaattctaccccacttaaattgatccttacccgtagacaacctagttgacacttgatgtcacctccaggcgtccgggttaataggggtgtttttagtagtactgtaggtatatttgaggatatgaacgagtgtgatgctccagaatcaaataatactgttgcaagagctaagctgactaggtactcaccgagcactacgccctgagctccttgagcctcctgcgcattgatgtggttgacgcgggctcgtccaaatgactgctggggctaCCTCATCTGCaaactgttgttgttggtgttgctgttgttgcggatgggcactcggttggcacctgacagaactggtcttggtccattcaccgtgttggagaaggctgatgtagcaggcttgttcttggcatataggcagttggcaatgaaatgtcctgtctctcggcagttgaaacaagCCTTAGCATTGCTGctgttggtggtgacctggcttgcattgctctgcagggccttcatggtgttctggctcctgaactgtgtgttagAGGCATGTGGGCCTGTCACCTGAGACTGGGTcttatactgcattggggcctgataTCTTGGTGCCATATAGCTGGAATTCCTTGGTTTCTGAAAGCGGTCCAGCTGGCAGGCCTTGCTTTctaggaacttgcgcttgttatcctttctttcttccGCGTTGGTCCTTTCTGTGAGAATGaccttgttcatcagagtgttgaagtccgggtagatctgaggggtaagcagggtccggagttctgggtttaatcccttcttgaacatgtcctgcttcttttcatcatcgtccacttcctctggtgcaaatcgggccaattccatgaactgatgggtgtactcttccaccgacatgcttccttgctgcagtgcgcggaactcatccgccttgcacttcatggtggccgaggggatatgatagcgacggaactccttcacaaattccttccaagtgatggtggaggcatcttcggcagtggcacagtaattctccccccaggctaaggcagtcccggtgagttggtgggctgccagaagaactttgtctcgATCCTGGCATTCGAACGGCTCGAGTTTCCTttggatcacacgcagccagttGTCTGCATCCAAgtggttgctggatccggcaaaggtaggcggcttggtcctcagaaaagctgtcagcttgtcgttcatggtctgctctcgtggccgcttgtttactagagcattggccagtgtttccagtatgagggtttggttgtgtattatctgtgccaggtccccgaggggtggtggtggcggcagtggcacttcaccttgattttctcctctgttcttgctcacttcctgttcttcctgaggagggTTCTATCCATTAGGCTGTACTcatgcatcagcggctgcaggggtccggttgcgggaggccctcgtaccgcttcgggaagccatctgtagattggatagtctttgtgagattgggattaatattacgtgatgtttaagttgtttaatttgtatttttgaaaatgaCAAATCTACCTTCCGCCGAGAAGCACACAAactaacaacaagcacacaaacatagcaaacaagcacaaacaactttattactgcaagggagggtacaacacggggacaaTGCTAAAacacgtactacacgtccgggtacaggatcacacttaagggtacaacttaagacGAAGG
This portion of the Panicum virgatum strain AP13 chromosome 2N, P.virgatum_v5, whole genome shotgun sequence genome encodes:
- the LOC120659954 gene encoding uncharacterized protein LOC120659954 isoform X1 — encoded protein: MPSPPPVNPQRLSPAESRVRTLHFFHGLGVDVPLPASAERADAYVALVRAIVSSATVSSSRVSCTLTISPGVAVSALLLSLSLPSPDYLRAGGPARWVQNQYNTLDGGAVAAVAETVGLACARAAAGDKEMFLGELSTAYLAAARVNSEVDVEAQILRKGRSVVVTTIEFRLKDTKKLCYTSRATFYIMPVASL